Genomic DNA from Haloplanus aerogenes:
GCTCACGAACGGGAAGCTGTTAGATGGCCCGGCTGTATTTCGAGTCAACTCTTTGTAATTACATCGTGTCGTATCTTGTATGTCCCAGTTGACGCGCAAGACCATCCAGAACGGAGTCATCGGTGGCGTGGTTGGGTCCGCGCTCGGCTTCGTCCCACTCGTCCTCCTCGTCGCGCCACTGTTGGGTGGCGGCGTCGCGGGGTACCTCGAACGCGACGATGCCAAGGGAGGATTAGTCGCGGGTGCCGTCGCTGGGGTGGTCATGGCAGCTCTCAGTACCGTCGTCACGGGCGTGATTCTGTTCACACGCTTCGGCGAGTTACCGTTCGGCCCGGAAACGCCGCTCGCAGGCCTCGGTATCGCTGCACTGCTGTCGCTTGCAGCCACCCTCGGGCAAATCCTCGTTGCGAGCATCGGCGGTGCGCTCGGCAGTCTCCTCGCAGGCGCCCATCTGTCAGAAGACGCTGCGGGTGGAGGTCACGAGCGTAACTGGAGCGTCGTCGTCGGAAGCTTAGTCGCCGGGATCCTGACGTTTGCCGTCGTCACCGTTGTCGTCGCCGTTGTGCTCGAGGCGTTCATCTGGTTGTCGCTGCTCGTCGCCCTTCCAATCGGGTTCATTGCTGGTGCCGGTGTCGCCATACTCGGGTACCGCTACGTCACGCGCGGCCCCGACAGCAGCGTCAACTGGCGTGGTGTCGGTATCGGCGTCGTCGCCGTCGTCGTCGTCTTCGCGTTACTGCTCGGTGGCGTCTACGCGCTGGGCCAGCAACGCGCCGAGCAATCAGAGCAGAGTACCTACGAGTACCAGGTGACGATCGCCACGAACCAGACGCTGACCAACGCGACGTTTTACGTGCCGGTCCCGGAGACGAACGGCGAATCGGAACTCGGCGAGCAGTTCGTCGAGGACGTCCAGTACAGCCGCGAAACCCCCGCAATTC
This window encodes:
- a CDS encoding DUF5518 domain-containing protein; translated protein: MSQLTRKTIQNGVIGGVVGSALGFVPLVLLVAPLLGGGVAGYLERDDAKGGLVAGAVAGVVMAALSTVVTGVILFTRFGELPFGPETPLAGLGIAALLSLAATLGQILVASIGGALGSLLAGAHLSEDAAGGGHERNWSVVVGSLVAGILTFAVVTVVVAVVLEAFIWLSLLVALPIGFIAGAGVAILGYRYVTRGPDSSVNWRGVGIGVVAVVVVFALLLGGVYALGQQRAEQSEQSTYEYQVTIATNQTLTNATFYVPVPETNGESELGEQFVEDVQYSRETPAIRGADDTPARVNFTYELVDTEHGRMLAISADRIEVQRAYYREVENETMGWREPIPESQYDPSNPSMGVVDDGTFTFSVTATSEETIDTAAPFGTEPLLTPQFNRTGVECRYGRQERHRCFEYDTRVYATYGAPEDTTVYVSAQLDGRNEWVAGEWTGNEYREWAHTELLGPGQGWYVVQGELEVGSGRYRD